In a single window of the Cydia strobilella chromosome 13, ilCydStro3.1, whole genome shotgun sequence genome:
- the LOC134746454 gene encoding sedoheptulokinase-like, whose protein sequence is MADKEYILGMDIGTTSVKVCVYDPDTKEIIAKQNKDTAANIPSDQGIEGNKQDVPKIVSDVHYCVSRLPKDVLRHVKKIGVCGQMHGVVLWKNTENKAWDKVEKDGNVIRFEAVRENMSALYTWQDTRCKPEFLDTLPKPDSHLKCYSGYACATFLWMLKHKPEILKNFNCSGTVEDFVVSMLCDLDVPVMSNQNAASWGYFNTEKNEWNVDILQSIGFPVNLLPKVVKSGEFVGKLNSSWNGIPEGTPVSAALGDLQCSILATLENNQDAVLNISTSAQLAIIANSITDLGCSTVEHLPYFGNTYLVVAASLNGGNVLATFVKMLQQWMLEFGFPIPQSKLWEKLITISSAAPPPTSEMKIIPHLLGERHAPTAKVSVADIDLSNIHLASVFRSLCDSLIQNLHSMMPKEILRNANIKRIVGNGSGLSRNVVLQRAVEHYYSLPLEFTSGGDAAKGAAVAVAGK, encoded by the exons ATGGCCGACAAGGAGTATATTCTCGGAATGGACATAGGGACCACTTCAGTTAAAGTGTGTGTTTACGATCCCGATACGAAAGAAATAATTGCTAAACAAAACAAGGATACTGCAGCCAACATTCCCAGTGACCAGGGCATCGAGGGGAACAAGCAGGATGTACCAAAAATAGTTTCAGATGTGCACTACTGCGTGTCCCGACTGCCGAAGGATGTTCTGCGGCATGTTAAGAAAATCGGTGTTTGTGGCCAGATGCATGGAGTGGTGCTGTGGAAGAACACTGAGAACAA GGCTTGGGACAAAGTGGAAAAGGACGGAAACGTGATTAGATTTGAAGCCGTTAGGGAGAACATGTCGGCGTTGTACACGTGGCAGGACACGAGATGTAAGCCGGAGTTTTTAGACACCCTGCCCAAGCCTGATTCCCACCTAAAGTGTTATTCAGGATACGCGTGCGCCACGTTCTTGTGGATGCTTAAACATAAACCTGAAATATTGAAGAACTTCAACTGCTCAGGCACCGTGGAGGACTTTGTAGTGTCAATGCTTTGCGACTTGGACGTCCCCGTTATGTCCAACCAAAACGCTGCCAGCTGGGGTTACTTCAATACTGAAAAGAACGAATGGAATGTTGACATATTACAGTCGATCGGCTTTCCGGTCAACCTCCTTCCGAAAGTTGTGAAAAGCGGAGAATTCGTCGGTAAATTGAATTCTTCCTGGAACGGCATCCCTGAAGGCACACCAGTAAGCGCGGCACTAGGAGACTTGCAATGTTCGATATTGGCGACTCTAGAAAATAACCAGGACGCTGTCTTAAATATTTCAACGTCAGCTCAGCTTGCTATTATCGCCAATAGCATAACCGACCTCGGTTGCAGCACCGTTGAGCATTTACCTTACTTCGGGAACACATATTTGGTCGTAGCCGCCTCACTGAATGGAGGAAACGTTCTCGCAACATTTGTAAAAATGCTGCAGCAATGGATGCTGGAATTCGGTTTCCCTATTCCCCAGTCGAAGCTTTGGGAGAAGCTGATTACGATCAGTTCGGCCGCCCCGCCGCCGACGTCGGAAATGAAAATAATCCCTCATTTATTAGGCGAGAGACATGCGCCGACAGCCAAAGTCTCGGTGGCCGACATTGACCTGTCCAACATTCATCTGGCTTCGGTATTTCGGTCGCTGTGTGACAGTTTGATTCAGAACTTGCACTCCATGATGCCTAAAGAAATATTGCGTAACGCGAATATTAAAAGAATAGTTGGGAACGGGTCGGGATTGTCGCGGAACGTAGTTTTGCAGCGAGCCGTGGAGCATTACTACAGCCTGCCGCTGGAGTTTACGTCGGGGGGAGATGCGGCCAAAGGTGCAGCTGTGGCTGTGGCGGGGAAATAA